One window from the genome of Desulforamulus ruminis DSM 2154 encodes:
- a CDS encoding Ldh family oxidoreductase, producing MNFTALQLTEFCSNLLQAVGVPQAEADIAADVLVDTSLEGLDTHGISRLPIYVSRIQKGRINAKAAIKVNQTAPAAATVDGDNGLGQVVGVRAMEVAIRLAQEAGVGAVAVKHSNHYGASSYFCKQAAAAGMVGLAFTNTPSGIPPWGGKEAYFGTNPIAFGFPGKEQPVVVDMSSSIVARGHIILAAKQGQPIPEGWAIDKEGKPTTDAKAALEGAVLPMAGPKGYALALAVEVMAGIISGSAFGKNVGWIYDESTQPVDIGHFFVALDVAKFMPLGFFLNRMLQMITEIKETPKAEGVEEIFIPGERRAMKAKRRKREGIPVPDPLLAELNQLAGEVGVMPLGSFTTSGNT from the coding sequence ATGAATTTTACTGCGTTACAGTTGACCGAATTTTGCTCCAATTTGCTGCAAGCAGTGGGCGTGCCCCAGGCAGAAGCCGATATTGCGGCGGATGTTCTGGTGGATACCAGTTTGGAAGGGCTGGATACCCACGGCATCAGCCGGCTGCCCATCTATGTAAGCCGGATTCAAAAGGGGCGCATTAATGCCAAGGCGGCAATTAAAGTTAATCAAACCGCACCGGCGGCAGCTACGGTGGATGGCGACAACGGCTTGGGGCAAGTGGTGGGCGTAAGGGCCATGGAGGTGGCCATTCGTCTGGCCCAAGAGGCCGGTGTGGGTGCCGTGGCGGTTAAACACAGCAACCATTACGGGGCTTCCTCCTATTTTTGTAAACAGGCAGCCGCTGCGGGCATGGTGGGTTTGGCTTTTACCAACACTCCTTCCGGGATCCCGCCTTGGGGCGGCAAGGAAGCCTATTTCGGGACCAACCCCATAGCCTTTGGCTTCCCCGGCAAAGAACAGCCGGTGGTGGTGGATATGTCCTCCAGCATCGTGGCCAGGGGCCACATTATTCTGGCAGCCAAACAAGGCCAGCCCATCCCCGAAGGATGGGCCATTGACAAGGAAGGAAAACCCACCACCGATGCCAAAGCCGCCCTGGAGGGAGCGGTGCTTCCCATGGCCGGACCCAAGGGCTATGCATTAGCCCTGGCGGTTGAAGTGATGGCGGGAATTATCAGTGGATCCGCCTTTGGTAAAAATGTGGGGTGGATTTACGACGAAAGCACCCAGCCGGTGGATATCGGACATTTCTTTGTTGCCCTGGATGTGGCTAAATTTATGCCGCTGGGATTTTTCCTTAACCGGATGCTGCAAATGATTACGGAAATTAAGGAAACACCCAAAGCAGAAGGGGTTGAGGAAATTTTTATTCCCGGCGAAAGGAGAGCTATGAAAGCCAAGCGGCGTAAACGGGAGGGCATTCCTGTTCCGGATCCGTTGCTGGCAGAGCTGAACCAATTGGCCGGGGAAGTTGGTGTCATGCCCCTGGGTTCGTTTACAACAAGTGGTAATACCTAA
- a CDS encoding NAD(P)-dependent oxidoreductase, translating to MTESVSLNSRQKGVSSMKYGYIGLGLMGGGLARNLIRAGKDVTVFDLNPEAIKKTLAVGTTGKAAQGAAELAGCDVVFTSLPLPKHIEGTMLGEEGLLSKMKAGATYIDVSTIDPKTARKLAEAAESKGIGFLACPLGKGPAQAEKAEQPIFAGGKKEVYEKMLDTLKIVGNPVYYLGGAEQAYAFKLISNMIGMTNLAVLAEGLRIGEKAGIEPKQLQELLADTGANSFQLQVRGPWILNNDFGNRFGVSLALKDVRLGCDMADDWGYDARFTKLAKKFYEIAEAQGFANEDCNAVYKVL from the coding sequence ATGACTGAATCTGTTTCTCTTAATTCTCGACAAAAAGGGGTGTCCTCAATGAAATACGGATATATTGGATTAGGTCTTATGGGGGGAGGGTTAGCCCGCAACCTCATTCGTGCAGGAAAAGATGTAACGGTATTTGATTTAAACCCGGAAGCCATTAAAAAAACCCTGGCTGTGGGGACTACCGGGAAAGCAGCCCAAGGTGCTGCGGAACTGGCCGGTTGCGATGTGGTATTTACCAGTCTGCCCCTGCCTAAACACATTGAGGGGACCATGCTGGGAGAAGAAGGGCTGCTGAGCAAAATGAAGGCTGGGGCCACCTATATTGATGTAAGTACCATCGACCCCAAAACCGCTAGAAAATTAGCGGAGGCTGCAGAGAGTAAAGGGATTGGTTTCCTGGCCTGCCCTTTGGGAAAAGGTCCGGCCCAGGCCGAGAAGGCGGAACAGCCCATCTTCGCCGGTGGTAAAAAGGAAGTATATGAAAAAATGCTGGATACTTTAAAGATCGTGGGCAATCCCGTTTATTATCTTGGCGGGGCGGAACAGGCCTACGCCTTTAAATTAATCAGCAATATGATCGGCATGACCAATCTGGCTGTGCTGGCTGAAGGTTTGCGCATCGGTGAAAAGGCCGGTATTGAGCCTAAGCAGCTTCAGGAACTGCTGGCCGATACCGGGGCGAACTCCTTCCAGTTACAGGTTCGCGGGCCTTGGATCTTAAACAACGACTTTGGCAACCGTTTCGGTGTCAGTCTGGCTTTGAAGGATGTCCGGCTGGGTTGTGACATGGCCGATGACTGGGGTTATGATGCCAGATTCACCAAGCTGGCCAAGAAATTCTACGAAATTGCGGAAGCCCAAGGTTTTGCCAACGAAGACTGCAACGCAGTTTATAAAGTTTTGTAG
- a CDS encoding UxaA family hydrolase, translating to MIKFLVHDLADMVGVAVADIKAGEAVTGKVQDSDKTIEIQSISDIPLGHKIALKDIAAGERVIKYHVPIGKTVQAIKKGEHVHTHNLKTERW from the coding sequence TTGATTAAGTTCCTAGTACACGACCTGGCAGACATGGTTGGTGTAGCCGTAGCCGACATTAAAGCCGGCGAAGCAGTCACCGGGAAAGTTCAGGACTCGGACAAGACCATTGAGATTCAGTCTATCAGTGATATTCCCCTGGGCCACAAAATCGCCCTGAAAGATATCGCTGCCGGTGAAAGGGTAATCAAGTATCACGTGCCCATCGGTAAAACCGTACAGGCCATTAAAAAGGGTGAGCATGTGCACACCCATAATTTAAAAACGGAAAGGTGGTAA
- a CDS encoding UxaA family hydrolase: MSIPTFYGYRRENGAVGCRNHVIILPVDDISNAACEAVAKHVQGTMALPHPYGRLQFGEDLELHFRTLIGTGCNPNVAAVVVIGIEPNWTNLIVEGIAKTGKPVAGFSIERNGDFKTVEQASWKAKEFVQYATGLQRVECSIDELTISTKCGESDTTSGLAANPSIGRLYDRLDPMGLTLFFGETSEVTGGEHLVADRCATPEIREEFMKTWTAYNQFILDQGVDLCGTQPTQGNIAGGLTTIEEKALGNIQKIGKVAKVQGVLAPAEAPTKKGLHFMDTSSAAAECLTLMAAAGAVCHFFPTGQGNIVGNPILPVIKVSANPITVSTMSEHIDVDLSGILRGEMDLDGAADALMDIMIRTLNGRMTNAETLGHKEFVLTKLYRSA, from the coding sequence ATGTCTATCCCCACTTTTTATGGCTATCGCCGTGAGAACGGCGCCGTAGGCTGCCGCAATCATGTGATCATTTTACCTGTGGACGATATTTCTAACGCTGCTTGTGAAGCGGTGGCCAAGCATGTCCAGGGCACCATGGCCCTGCCCCATCCCTACGGCCGTCTGCAGTTTGGTGAAGATTTAGAGCTGCATTTCCGTACTTTGATCGGCACCGGCTGCAACCCCAACGTAGCGGCGGTCGTGGTCATCGGCATTGAACCCAACTGGACCAATCTGATTGTGGAAGGCATTGCTAAGACCGGCAAGCCGGTGGCGGGCTTCTCAATTGAGCGCAACGGGGATTTTAAAACCGTGGAGCAGGCTTCCTGGAAAGCCAAGGAATTCGTTCAGTATGCCACCGGACTGCAAAGGGTGGAGTGCAGCATTGATGAACTGACCATTTCCACGAAATGCGGTGAGTCGGATACCACTTCCGGCCTGGCAGCCAACCCCTCCATTGGCCGTCTGTACGACCGTCTGGACCCCATGGGCCTGACCTTGTTCTTCGGGGAAACTTCGGAAGTGACCGGCGGGGAGCATCTGGTAGCGGATCGTTGCGCGACGCCGGAAATCAGGGAAGAGTTCATGAAGACCTGGACGGCTTACAACCAGTTCATTTTGGACCAGGGTGTGGATCTGTGCGGTACTCAGCCCACCCAGGGGAACATTGCCGGGGGCTTAACCACCATTGAAGAAAAAGCCTTGGGCAACATTCAGAAGATCGGTAAAGTAGCGAAAGTACAGGGTGTGCTGGCTCCGGCGGAAGCACCGACCAAGAAAGGCCTGCACTTTATGGATACCTCCTCGGCAGCAGCTGAATGCTTAACCCTGATGGCAGCCGCGGGAGCGGTATGCCACTTCTTCCCCACCGGCCAAGGCAACATTGTGGGGAACCCCATTTTGCCGGTGATTAAGGTTTCGGCGAACCCCATCACGGTATCCACCATGTCGGAGCACATTGACGTAGATCTGAGCGGCATTCTGCGGGGTGAAATGGATCTGGACGGAGCGGCGGATGCGCTGATGGACATCATGATCCGCACTTTGAACGGCCGGATGACCAATGCGGAAACCCTGGGTCATAAGGAGTTTGTTTTGACCAAGCTCTATCGTTCCGCTTAA
- a CDS encoding alpha/beta fold hydrolase: MMPGDFTYPSRYLKVLGYNLHYLDEGEGEPILLLHGNPTWGYLWRLFLPELSRNYRCVVPDFLGFGLSDKPTGADYGLAAQQQRLSRFVDKLGLQEITLMGHDIGGIIGLSWAAENKERVKRLVLMNTSGTVPEVLGGNRYRIPWSYLVLWPLRLPGLGEGLVQGLNFLQRVVMPAAFWGRQFFSKEIRRGFAAPYRGWRDRKAQLVTVRQIPIWKSDPVYQMLYKTGRSLAGWQVPTQIIWGMKDPSFPPWIIHDLERLLPNHGITLRLPGAGHFLTEEKPEEILKQIKEFLQNTGVR, translated from the coding sequence ATGATGCCGGGGGATTTTACCTATCCGTCCCGATATCTTAAGGTGCTGGGATACAACCTGCATTATCTGGATGAAGGAGAAGGGGAGCCGATTCTGCTGCTGCACGGGAACCCCACCTGGGGCTATTTGTGGAGGCTTTTTTTGCCGGAGTTAAGCAGGAATTACCGCTGTGTGGTTCCCGATTTTTTGGGCTTCGGCTTATCGGATAAACCAACCGGAGCGGATTACGGCCTGGCGGCTCAACAGCAGAGGCTGTCCCGGTTTGTGGATAAGCTGGGGCTTCAGGAGATAACCCTGATGGGGCATGACATCGGCGGGATTATTGGCCTGAGCTGGGCGGCTGAAAACAAAGAACGGGTAAAGCGGCTGGTCCTCATGAACACAAGCGGGACGGTGCCCGAGGTGCTGGGCGGAAACCGCTACAGGATTCCCTGGTCCTACCTTGTATTGTGGCCCCTGCGGCTTCCGGGGTTGGGTGAAGGGTTGGTGCAGGGCCTCAACTTTTTGCAGAGGGTGGTTATGCCTGCGGCCTTTTGGGGGAGGCAGTTCTTCTCCAAAGAGATCCGCCGGGGATTCGCAGCTCCTTACAGGGGCTGGCGGGATCGTAAAGCTCAGTTGGTTACCGTAAGGCAGATACCCATCTGGAAATCCGATCCCGTTTATCAAATGCTGTATAAAACCGGACGGTCATTGGCGGGTTGGCAGGTTCCCACCCAGATCATATGGGGGATGAAAGATCCGTCTTTTCCCCCGTGGATCATCCATGACCTGGAAAGGCTGCTGCCCAACCACGGAATTACTTTGCGCCTGCCTGGGGCGGGGCACTTTTTAACCGAGGAAAAACCGGAAGAAATTCTTAAACAAATCAAGGAGTTTTTGCAAAATACCGGTGTCCGATGA
- a CDS encoding MFS transporter, whose product MSQEIIVRGKQDIINFLNNAGPAKNASIVIFTALGGIFIDAYDFTSLGIGAVQLKEQFGLSAVQMGNLTASMAFGALLGAIFGGYFVDKLGRQKMFYADLWFFVVSALVAAFAPNVEVLMLCRFLMGIGVGLDFPVALSYIAEFSSMKGKGKWVNLWQGMWYVAASASFLIVLPFYFLGAGPHLWRWAVGFGAVPAIVVLIMRKYFMEESPLWALNHVGIKEAARIIERTYEVKVVLDCKPEDLEPVKEEHKPNLSYGALFTKRYRLRTLMATIVAMTQSMEYFAVGFYLPVIAAMIFGKEFLWAIVGSIVFNCFGIVGGTWQAYITDKFGSRKMCIIGYSIACSCLLIIGLFEQHMSVLMQALVIGLFIFGHSFGPGAQGMAVATLSFPASIRGLGSGWGQTMVRVGSITGFYFFPLVLAAVGLQKTLLFLALVPAIGLLSILAIKWDHTGQDVESEALQDEQAAKTQGMSAGVNL is encoded by the coding sequence ATGTCCCAAGAGATTATTGTGCGCGGGAAACAAGATATTATTAACTTTCTAAATAATGCGGGTCCGGCCAAGAATGCCTCTATTGTGATTTTTACCGCCTTGGGCGGCATCTTTATCGATGCCTATGACTTTACCAGCCTGGGTATTGGGGCGGTGCAGTTAAAAGAGCAATTTGGTTTAAGTGCTGTGCAAATGGGGAATTTAACGGCCTCCATGGCTTTTGGCGCCCTGCTGGGGGCAATTTTTGGCGGTTACTTTGTTGATAAACTGGGAAGGCAGAAAATGTTTTATGCCGACCTCTGGTTCTTTGTGGTTTCCGCCCTGGTTGCGGCCTTTGCTCCCAATGTGGAAGTATTAATGTTATGTCGGTTTTTGATGGGTATCGGCGTTGGTCTGGATTTCCCGGTGGCTTTAAGTTATATTGCCGAGTTTAGCTCCATGAAGGGCAAGGGCAAGTGGGTCAACCTCTGGCAAGGCATGTGGTATGTTGCGGCATCTGCCTCTTTCTTAATTGTGCTTCCCTTTTACTTCCTGGGAGCCGGTCCCCATCTGTGGAGATGGGCGGTTGGTTTCGGAGCGGTGCCGGCCATCGTGGTTCTAATCATGCGGAAGTATTTCATGGAAGAAAGCCCCCTTTGGGCTCTGAACCATGTGGGTATAAAGGAAGCGGCACGGATTATTGAAAGAACCTATGAAGTAAAAGTGGTATTGGATTGCAAACCCGAAGACCTGGAACCGGTCAAGGAAGAACATAAACCCAATCTATCCTACGGGGCTTTATTCACCAAGCGCTACAGGCTGAGAACCCTGATGGCCACCATTGTGGCCATGACCCAGAGTATGGAATACTTTGCAGTGGGTTTCTACCTGCCGGTGATTGCCGCCATGATTTTCGGTAAGGAATTCCTCTGGGCCATTGTTGGCTCCATCGTATTTAATTGTTTCGGCATTGTAGGCGGGACCTGGCAGGCTTATATTACAGATAAGTTCGGTTCCAGAAAAATGTGCATCATTGGCTATAGCATTGCCTGCTCTTGCCTGCTGATCATCGGGTTATTTGAACAACATATGTCGGTGCTTATGCAAGCCTTGGTCATCGGCCTGTTTATCTTCGGGCACTCTTTCGGACCGGGCGCCCAGGGAATGGCAGTGGCGACCCTATCCTTTCCGGCCAGCATCCGGGGCTTGGGTTCCGGTTGGGGACAGACCATGGTACGGGTAGGCAGTATTACCGGCTTCTATTTCTTCCCCCTGGTACTGGCGGCTGTTGGTTTGCAAAAAACCCTGTTGTTCCTGGCCCTGGTACCGGCTATCGGTTTACTGTCCATCCTGGCCATTAAATGGGATCATACCGGTCAAGATGTTGAGTCGGAAGCTTTGCAAGATGAACAAGCGGCCAAAACCCAAGGCATGAGTGCAGGAGTTAATCTTTAG
- a CDS encoding iron-containing alcohol dehydrogenase, producing the protein MGEGGVGITLQICSFTAPTKIISGVDARKTVGTEVKSLGGKVVFISTDKGIVNAGLLVDILESLSKESLAYVVFDEVETNPAIDIVEKGLQVYRNEECDILLAVGGGSAMDTAKAIGIMVNNPGPIGTYAGVDKYPCAPPNIVSVPTAAGTGAEILSTAVITDRVRNCKISVSGAGQSPRVAIVDPLMLQTLPAAIAAATGMVTLTHAIEGYVSLGSSELTDLLNFKGVQLAAKYLRRFVANRRDLEAATGMQMACLYAALGSSNSGLGNVYAMANSLDGHFNILHGIACAVLLPAVMEFNTMACPDKFIEIAGCFGENVSGLPAPEASLKAAVAVRKLVKDIGLPAGLREMEITEKQIVQMSRDAIGSGIYKTNPRETNLMDMIKLYRESI; encoded by the coding sequence TTGGGGGAGGGGGGAGTCGGTATAACCCTGCAGATTTGTTCCTTTACAGCCCCGACCAAAATTATCAGTGGTGTTGATGCCAGGAAAACGGTTGGGACGGAGGTGAAGTCCCTGGGAGGCAAGGTTGTTTTCATCAGTACCGATAAGGGCATTGTGAATGCGGGTTTGCTGGTGGATATCCTGGAATCCCTAAGTAAAGAAAGCCTGGCCTATGTTGTATTTGATGAAGTTGAAACCAATCCCGCCATTGATATTGTGGAAAAGGGGTTACAGGTTTACCGGAACGAAGAATGTGATATTTTGCTGGCGGTGGGCGGCGGCAGCGCCATGGACACGGCCAAGGCCATCGGTATTATGGTGAACAATCCCGGACCCATTGGCACCTACGCGGGAGTTGACAAATACCCCTGCGCTCCGCCAAATATTGTTTCGGTACCCACGGCGGCAGGTACCGGAGCGGAAATTCTCAGCACAGCGGTCATAACCGACCGGGTAAGAAATTGCAAAATTTCTGTCAGTGGTGCAGGACAATCGCCCCGGGTAGCCATTGTTGATCCTCTGATGCTGCAAACCTTGCCTGCCGCCATTGCGGCGGCTACCGGGATGGTTACCCTGACCCATGCCATCGAGGGCTACGTATCCCTGGGCAGCTCGGAGTTAACCGATTTATTAAATTTTAAGGGAGTTCAGTTGGCCGCCAAATATTTACGCAGATTTGTGGCTAACCGCAGAGATTTAGAAGCTGCCACCGGCATGCAAATGGCTTGCTTGTATGCTGCTTTGGGTTCGTCTAATTCGGGATTGGGCAATGTTTATGCCATGGCCAATTCCCTTGACGGACACTTTAATATCCTGCATGGCATTGCTTGTGCAGTTCTGCTGCCGGCGGTGATGGAATTTAACACCATGGCCTGTCCGGATAAATTTATAGAAATTGCCGGATGCTTTGGGGAGAATGTTTCGGGCCTGCCGGCGCCGGAAGCCTCTTTAAAGGCTGCCGTAGCCGTGAGAAAGCTGGTCAAGGACATTGGCCTGCCCGCTGGATTAAGAGAGATGGAGATTACGGAGAAGCAAATCGTGCAGATGTCCCGGGATGCCATCGGCAGCGGTATTTATAAAACGAATCCGCGGGAAACAAACCTAATGGACATGATCAAACTATATAGGGAAAGTATTTAA
- a CDS encoding hydroxyacid dehydrogenase, with the protein MKFVITELIWNEGIEILKEMGEVIYDPNLWKKNEQLPSLLTDADALIVRNQTRVTGELLAQAPKLKVVGRLGVGLDNIELAAAREAGVKVVFARNANAISVVEYVFAAMFSFSRPLEKASQDVKQGNWDRKLFTREEIYGKTLGLIGVGEIGARLASRAKAFGMKVIGYDPFLPPYELACTDIGVNMTSLEKVLAEADYVSLHVPLNDQTRNLINRESLKTMKKTTFIINTARGGVINESDLYEALKSNIIAGAALDVLSKEPPEGNQLLELDNLMVTPHIAGLTEEAQVRTSELVARECVKVLCGQGSLCIVR; encoded by the coding sequence ATGAAATTTGTCATAACCGAATTGATCTGGAACGAAGGAATCGAGATATTAAAGGAAATGGGTGAAGTCATTTACGATCCCAATCTGTGGAAGAAGAATGAGCAGTTGCCTTCACTCTTAACGGATGCCGACGCCCTGATTGTAAGAAACCAGACCAGAGTGACCGGAGAACTGCTGGCCCAAGCCCCCAAGCTCAAAGTGGTAGGCCGCTTGGGCGTGGGTCTGGATAACATTGAACTGGCCGCTGCCCGGGAAGCCGGCGTTAAAGTGGTCTTTGCCCGGAATGCCAATGCCATCTCGGTGGTTGAATATGTTTTTGCCGCCATGTTTTCCTTTTCCCGCCCCCTGGAAAAGGCGTCTCAGGATGTTAAGCAAGGGAACTGGGACCGTAAGCTCTTTACCCGGGAAGAAATTTACGGCAAAACCCTGGGTCTCATCGGTGTGGGGGAAATTGGCGCCCGGCTGGCTTCCCGGGCCAAGGCCTTTGGAATGAAGGTCATTGGTTATGATCCCTTCCTGCCGCCCTACGAACTGGCCTGCACCGACATTGGTGTCAATATGACTTCTTTAGAAAAAGTCTTGGCCGAAGCGGATTATGTCAGCCTGCATGTGCCGCTAAATGATCAAACCAGGAACTTGATCAACAGGGAAAGTCTCAAGACCATGAAAAAGACCACTTTCATTATAAACACAGCCCGGGGTGGTGTCATTAACGAAAGCGATCTTTATGAAGCCCTTAAATCCAATATTATTGCCGGAGCCGCCCTGGATGTGCTGTCCAAGGAACCGCCTGAGGGCAACCAACTGCTGGAGCTGGATAACCTGATGGTGACGCCTCATATTGCCGGACTGACCGAGGAAGCCCAGGTGCGAACGTCCGAACTGGTGGCCCGGGAATGTGTCAAGGTATTGTGTGGACAGGGTTCTCTGTGCATCGTAAGATAA
- a CDS encoding aldehyde dehydrogenase family protein, which produces MVAEVRLFINGEWVSTNQKEKVLNKATGETVAEYYVAGAKEVDAAIAAAENAFKTKKLAPYRRYEILKRASELMMERQEDLALTISQEVGKTLKEAKGEVARAAQTLLISAEESKRVQGEIVPIAGSPGNENRRAWTTRVPLGIVCAITPFNVPANLTCHKVGPAIAAGNAVVYKPASATPIIGAKLCEIMAEAGLPAGYLNMVMGSGPVVGDALAKDQRIAFYSFTGSAAVGMKLKTAVGFRPISLELGSNSPTLVHGDADLAAAVDACTRSAFANAGQLCISVQRVYVHAPIYDEFCKQAAALAQTLKIGDPLDPATDIGPMISEKEAVRAEAWIQEAVAEGAKLLAGGQRKGPFLEPTVLANVKPQMKCSCNEVFAPVFNIVSYDTIDEAIALANDSCYGLQAAIFTNSLDIATRCAEELEAGGVIINDVSTFRADLMPYGGWKESGIGKEGPRYVIEEMTKEKIVVLKM; this is translated from the coding sequence ATGGTTGCTGAGGTTCGATTATTTATTAATGGTGAATGGGTAAGCACCAATCAAAAGGAAAAAGTATTGAATAAAGCCACAGGAGAGACGGTGGCGGAGTATTATGTCGCCGGTGCCAAGGAAGTGGATGCGGCCATTGCTGCCGCTGAGAATGCTTTTAAAACCAAAAAGTTAGCTCCTTACCGCCGTTATGAAATTTTAAAAAGAGCCAGCGAATTAATGATGGAAAGACAGGAGGACTTAGCTCTAACCATCAGCCAGGAAGTAGGCAAAACGCTAAAAGAAGCAAAGGGCGAAGTAGCCCGGGCAGCCCAAACTCTGTTGATTTCCGCGGAGGAAAGTAAGCGTGTACAGGGAGAAATTGTTCCCATTGCCGGTTCTCCCGGAAATGAAAACCGCCGCGCCTGGACCACGCGGGTACCCCTGGGCATTGTTTGTGCCATTACTCCATTTAATGTACCGGCCAACTTAACCTGCCATAAAGTGGGTCCGGCCATTGCTGCCGGGAACGCTGTTGTGTACAAGCCTGCCAGCGCCACTCCCATTATCGGTGCAAAACTCTGTGAGATCATGGCGGAAGCAGGTTTGCCGGCCGGGTACTTAAACATGGTGATGGGGTCCGGCCCGGTGGTGGGCGATGCCCTGGCCAAGGACCAACGAATCGCATTTTACAGCTTTACCGGTAGTGCGGCGGTAGGAATGAAACTAAAAACTGCCGTGGGTTTTAGACCCATTTCTTTGGAGCTTGGTTCTAATTCCCCTACCCTGGTTCACGGCGATGCTGATTTGGCGGCGGCCGTTGACGCATGCACGCGGTCTGCCTTTGCCAATGCCGGCCAGTTGTGCATTTCCGTACAACGGGTTTATGTTCATGCTCCCATTTACGATGAATTCTGCAAGCAGGCAGCGGCTCTGGCCCAAACCTTAAAAATTGGAGATCCTCTGGATCCTGCCACCGATATTGGCCCCATGATCAGTGAAAAAGAGGCGGTAAGGGCTGAAGCCTGGATTCAAGAGGCGGTGGCTGAAGGGGCCAAACTCTTGGCAGGGGGGCAGCGCAAAGGACCCTTTTTAGAGCCGACAGTTTTAGCCAACGTTAAGCCGCAAATGAAATGCAGTTGTAACGAAGTTTTTGCTCCGGTCTTTAATATTGTGTCTTACGATACCATCGACGAAGCCATCGCCCTGGCTAATGATTCATGTTACGGTTTGCAGGCGGCTATTTTTACAAATTCCCTGGATATCGCCACCCGTTGCGCTGAGGAGCTGGAAGCCGGCGGTGTCATCATTAATGATGTTTCTACTTTCCGCGCCGATCTCATGCCCTATGGAGGTTGGAAGGAAAGTGGTATCGGCAAGGAAGGCCCCCGGTATGTAATCGAAGAAATGACCAAGGAAAAAATTGTGGTCTTAAAGATGTAA